Proteins from a genomic interval of Bacteroidota bacterium:
- a CDS encoding Nramp family divalent metal transporter: MEKNKQRKSLDDVHSTVDTAKYSGFWKKLFAFVGPAYLISVGYMDPGNWATDIAGGSKFGYALVWVLIMSNLMALLLQSLSARLGLVRGLDLAQASREAYHPVINFFNWILCEIAIAACDLAEVIGMAIGLQLLFHIPLLVGVSITVLDTILILFLQRYGMRKMEAFIIALILTMGFAFICEMIFARPDVTGIVKGFIPSIPNSDALYIAIGIIGATVMPHNLYLHSALVQTRKFERTSEGIRSAIKFNFIDTAVALNMALFVNGAILILAAAAFYNSGLTDVSEIQDAHKLLEGILGTKFAPILFAVALIAAGQSSTLTGTLSGQIVMEGYLNLRLQPWLRRLITRLLAIIPAFLTIYILGEDSTGELLVLSQVILSLQLGFAVIPLIHFTSDKIKMGEFVIKPWVKVCAWLTAGIIVSLNVKLVIETIIDWIQNSENSVPIYLIVVPVASAAGVLLLYVSFSPFFKKYIFRETKIPHAEAKKLSIPADILFPAESKYKRVAVTVDFSFADSRAVKEALEQGGKNAEYILIHIVETAGALMMSEDIADYETSADAASLKKYVKQLTQLGLKANMKLGYGNPKLSIPDLVKEVNADLLLMGAHGHGALKDLAYGTTLESVRHNVKIPVMIVRE; this comes from the coding sequence ATAGAAAAAAATAAGCAAAGAAAATCGCTAGACGATGTTCACTCTACGGTGGACACGGCAAAGTATTCAGGATTCTGGAAAAAACTTTTTGCATTTGTAGGTCCAGCCTATCTTATCAGCGTTGGCTACATGGATCCCGGCAACTGGGCTACTGATATTGCAGGTGGAAGCAAGTTTGGTTACGCGTTGGTTTGGGTTCTTATCATGAGCAACCTGATGGCGCTGTTGCTTCAGAGTCTGAGCGCGCGTTTAGGTTTAGTTCGCGGATTGGATTTGGCGCAGGCATCTCGCGAAGCCTATCACCCCGTAATAAATTTTTTTAACTGGATACTCTGTGAAATTGCTATTGCCGCCTGTGATTTAGCTGAAGTAATCGGAATGGCGATTGGATTGCAATTGCTCTTTCATATTCCTTTACTTGTCGGAGTTTCCATTACCGTACTAGACACCATCCTGATTTTATTTCTTCAGCGATACGGAATGAGAAAGATGGAAGCTTTTATTATTGCCCTGATTCTTACTATGGGTTTTGCATTTATCTGTGAAATGATTTTTGCCCGGCCCGATGTTACAGGAATCGTGAAAGGATTTATTCCTTCCATTCCGAACTCCGATGCGCTGTATATCGCCATCGGAATAATCGGAGCAACCGTGATGCCTCATAATCTTTATCTGCATTCTGCGCTAGTGCAGACGAGAAAGTTTGAAAGAACATCTGAAGGAATCCGTTCCGCGATAAAATTTAATTTTATTGATACTGCTGTGGCGCTCAACATGGCATTGTTTGTGAATGGAGCCATTCTCATTCTTGCTGCGGCAGCTTTTTATAATTCAGGACTTACAGATGTCAGTGAAATACAGGATGCGCATAAACTTCTTGAAGGCATTCTGGGAACTAAATTCGCGCCCATACTTTTTGCAGTTGCGTTAATTGCTGCTGGGCAAAGTTCAACGCTTACGGGAACTTTATCCGGACAAATTGTGATGGAAGGATATTTGAATCTCCGCCTGCAGCCATGGCTGAGAAGATTAATCACCCGTTTGCTTGCCATCATTCCGGCATTTCTAACTATATATATTTTGGGAGAAGACAGCACAGGAGAATTGCTGGTGCTTAGCCAGGTGATTCTCAGTCTGCAGTTAGGATTTGCTGTGATTCCGCTCATTCATTTCACCAGCGATAAAATAAAGATGGGAGAATTTGTAATTAAGCCTTGGGTGAAAGTCTGTGCATGGCTCACAGCTGGAATAATTGTTTCGCTCAATGTAAAACTCGTGATTGAAACAATAATTGATTGGATTCAAAACAGTGAAAACTCAGTGCCAATTTATCTGATAGTTGTTCCTGTCGCATCTGCAGCAGGTGTTCTTCTTTTATATGTAAGCTTCTCTCCGTTCTTTAAGAAATATATTTTCCGAGAAACAAAAATTCCCCATGCGGAAGCAAAAAAACTTTCTATTCCTGCAGATATTCTATTTCCTGCTGAAAGCAAATACAAACGCGTTGCAGTTACGGTGGATTTTTCCTTTGCAGATTCCCGTGCTGTGAAAGAAGCGCTGGAGCAGGGAGGAAAGAATGCAGAATATATTCTCATTCACATAGTGGAAACCGCGGGCGCGTTGATGATGAGCGAAGACATTGCCGATTACGAAACTTCTGCCGATGCCGCCAGTTTGAAAAAATATGTGAAGCAGTTAACTCAACTTGGGCTCAAAGCAAACATGAAACTCGGATACGGAAATCCAAAACTTTCCATTCCTGATTTAGTAAAAGAAGTGAATGCTGATTTGCTGCTGATGGGCGCGCACGGACATGGCGCTCTCAAAGATTTAGCTTATGGAACCACACTTGAATCTGTCCGCCACAATGTGAAAATTCCTGTAATGATTGTGAGGGAGTAA
- a CDS encoding metal-dependent transcriptional regulator, whose product MNSLAEENYLKAIYKIAESGDGFITTNDIARRINTSAASVTDMLKKLSRKKLIRYKKYNGLSLSESGRKVALGVIRKHRLWEMFLVKVLKFKWDEVHEVAEQLEHIRSEKLVQHIDKVLQFPKFDPHGDPIPDSSGKFILSKEKSLFLSEAKRDSNYIMKGVIDHTSAFLNLLDKSGIILGSKIKVKDIQPYDKSLAILLNGKKRLFISNQIAKNILVSCVINRKK is encoded by the coding sequence ATGAACTCATTAGCAGAAGAAAATTACCTGAAGGCAATCTATAAGATTGCTGAGAGTGGTGACGGCTTTATCACCACTAACGATATAGCCAGAAGGATAAATACTTCTGCCGCTTCTGTCACCGACATGCTCAAGAAGCTTTCAAGAAAAAAACTTATCCGCTATAAAAAATATAACGGGCTCTCTCTCTCTGAATCCGGGAGGAAAGTCGCACTCGGTGTAATACGCAAGCACCGCCTATGGGAAATGTTCCTGGTGAAGGTTTTAAAATTCAAATGGGATGAAGTACATGAAGTAGCTGAACAACTGGAGCATATCCGCTCTGAGAAATTAGTTCAGCATATTGATAAGGTATTACAGTTCCCGAAATTTGATCCGCACGGTGATCCGATTCCGGATTCAAGCGGGAAATTTATTTTATCGAAAGAGAAATCACTTTTTCTTTCAGAAGCCAAGCGAGACAGTAACTATATAATGAAAGGCGTGATTGACCACACGAGCGCTTTTCTTAATCTCCTTGATAAATCAGGAATTATTTTAGGAAGCAAAATAAAAGTGAAAGATATTCAGCCCTATGATAAATCACTGGCAATTCTTCTTAATGGAAAGAAACGCTTATTCATCAGTAATCAAATAGCAAAAAACATTCTGGTTTCCTGTGTTATCAATAGAAAAAAATAA
- a CDS encoding transporter, protein MLKLTSLTILFLASMQLFSQELIDIETDRPDQTECSSVIPRKTIQIETGIVYESDDESVLYFPTSLIRIGAFKKLEVRIIAGEYYKSESKTDSLTYKTEGFSPVSLGVKAYLLKENKFLPQTAFIFHFNRDSRKIYAVATPFDFRFSMSHTLSRKIDLGYNLGGEWNEDQKIFTYIYTLTSAFSIGERFASYIEIFGDVADRSFPHHQFDAGITFLPKINIQLDCSSGIALNEYSTHLYLSAGLSWRIPN, encoded by the coding sequence ATGTTAAAGTTAACATCTCTGACGATTTTATTTTTGGCTTCAATGCAGCTTTTTTCACAGGAATTAATAGATATTGAAACAGACAGACCTGACCAGACCGAATGCTCATCAGTTATACCACGAAAAACAATTCAAATAGAAACAGGTATTGTTTATGAATCGGATGATGAATCTGTCTTGTACTTCCCAACTTCACTTATAAGAATTGGCGCATTCAAAAAACTAGAGGTCAGAATCATTGCCGGAGAATATTACAAATCAGAATCAAAAACCGACTCGCTGACTTATAAAACAGAAGGATTCAGTCCTGTTTCATTAGGAGTAAAAGCCTACCTATTAAAGGAAAATAAATTTCTTCCTCAAACAGCATTCATTTTTCATTTTAACAGAGATAGCAGAAAAATTTATGCTGTCGCCACTCCGTTTGACTTCAGGTTTTCCATGTCGCATACATTGTCAAGAAAAATTGATTTAGGATATAATCTTGGAGGAGAATGGAATGAGGATCAAAAAATATTTACCTATATATATACTCTGACTAGCGCATTCTCTATAGGAGAAAGGTTTGCTTCATACATAGAAATTTTTGGCGATGTTGCTGATCGTAGTTTTCCTCATCATCAGTTTGACGCAGGAATTACGTTTCTCCCAAAAATAAACATTCAACTTGACTGCTCATCAGGAATTGCATTGAATGAATATTCCACTCATTTGTATCTGAGTGCCGGCCTGTCGTGGAGAATTCCAAATTAA